The Gasterosteus aculeatus chromosome 17, fGasAcu3.hap1.1, whole genome shotgun sequence genome includes a window with the following:
- the slmapa gene encoding sarcolemma associated protein a isoform X14: MPSALAVFACRPNSHPFQERHVYLDEPVKIGRSVARCRPAQNNATFDCKVLSRNHALVWFDHKTGKFYLQDTKSSNGTFINSQRLSRGSEESPPCEVLSGDIIQFGVDVTENTRKVTHGCIVSTIKLFLPDGMEARRRSDVIQAPLPLPVDKVAANTPSMYSQELFQLSQYLQEALHREQMLEQKLATLQRLLANTQEASESSWQALIDEDRLLSRLEVMGSQLQAHSKSQTEDGIRKELLALQEDKHNYETTAKESLRRVLQEKIEVVRKLSEVERSLSNTEDECTHLKEMSERGQEELRELANKYNAAVNEMKELTDKIKAAEGRQEELTQRGALEKRELELRIEEMEEKEQVLQASIEALQADNDFTNERLAALQAVKQLKETVSSSIHKLANFAEVMDAHLQNNQTAEEDDILASPDRLKGNPMDAKESDMSDTLSPSKDRSSDDTSDGNMDDQELNEPQNRVALLKAELHRAGLEPGDTEQVIHHLHRELLDAQDLANTGKQRCLELQALLEEERRSNSEQTEESTKQIQYLQTQLGKLQADMEALREQRESTICTTREELYCAQEEILVLRHAMETATAEREREIAALQADLCGVRSELERWRDTAAKYEREISRLQEAFTLQQQQRSTANQLQAECATLQQRCVCLQQDCDGLRGERETLTDKLHRLENELSSTREQSLVLSCSLESLEKREGVLQEQLGSLENQHLQDASKLKSQLDQAQTHTHTLQREYEDTQSQLLDLRQRYERTEKEKLNIHQELEQCRSSLKLLQDKTTSPSILQPVQAIFIGLVLALLYWCFGQLW, from the exons ttctACCTGCAGGACACTAAAAGCAGCAACGGCACCTTCATCAACAGCCAGCGGTTGAGTCGCGGCTCGGAGGAGAGTCCGCCCTGCGAGGTCCTCTCCGGCGACATCATTCAGTTCGGCGTTGACGTCACCGAGAACACGCGCAAAG TCACCCATGGCTGCATCGTGTCAACAATCAAACTCTTCCTACCCGATGGGATGGAGGCACGCCGACGGAGCGA tGTCATCCAGGCTCCGTTACCACTTCCTGTAGACAAG gttGCAGCCAACACTCCCAGTATGTATTCTCAGGAACTGTTCCAGCTCTCCCAGTATCTGCAG GAGGCCTTACACAGAGAGCAGATGTTGGAGCAGAAGCTCGCTACCCTGCAGCGTCTGTTGGCCAACACTCAGGAGGCCTCCGAGAGCAGCTGGCAG GCTCTGATCGACGAAGACCGCCTGCTCTCCAGACTGGAGGTGATGGGCAGTCAGCTGCAGGCTCACTCCAAG TCCCAGACGGAGGACGGCATCCGCAAGGAGCTGCtggctctgcaggaggacaaacacaacTACGAGACCACGGCCAAGGAGTCCCTGAGGAGAgtcctgcaggagaagatcgaGGTGGTCAGGAAGCTGTCGGAGGTGGAG CGCTCGCTCAGTAACACGGAGGACGAGTGCACCCACCTGAAGGAGATGTCCGAGCGCggccaggaggagctgagggagcTCGCCAACAAGTACAACGCCGCCGTCAACGAGATGAAAGAGCTCACGGACAAAATCAAG GCGGCAGAGGGCCGGCAGGAGGAGCTCACCCAGCGGGGGGCGCTGGAGAAGAGGGAGTTGGAGCTGCGGatcgaggagatggaggagaaggagcaggttCTCCAGGCCAGCATCGAAGCTCTGCAGGCCGACAACGACTTCACCAACGAGAGGCTGGCCGCCCTGCAGG cgGTCAAACAGCTGAAAGAAACCGTGAGTTCTTCAATCCACAAACTGGCCAACTTTGCTG aagTGATGGACGCACACCTACAGAACAACCAGACGGCAGAAGAAGACGACATCTTGGCCAGCCCTGATCGCCTTAAAG GCAATCCAATGGATGCCAAAGAGTCGGACATGTCAGACACTCTGAGTCCCAGCAAAGACCGCAGCAGTGACGACACGTCAG ACGGCAACATGGATGACCAGGAGCTGAACGAACCCCAGAACAGAGTAGCTCTGCTCAAAG ctGAGTTGCATCGGGCCGGTCTAGAGCCTGGAGATACGGAGCAGGTCATCCACCACCTCCACAGAGAGCTTCTGGACGCCCAGGATTTAGCCAACACCGGCAAGCAGAGATGTCTGGAGCTGCAAG ctctgctggaggaggagaggaggagtaaCTCTGAGCAGACTGAGGAGTCCACCAAACAGATCCAGTACCTGCAGA ctcaaCTTGGGAAGCTGCAGGCTGACATGGAGGCACTGAGGGAACAGAGGGAGAGCACCATCTGCACCACCCGAGAGGAGCTCTACTGCGCCCAGGAGGAG ATCCTCGTCCTGCGTCACGCCATGGAGACTGCCACGGCTGAGCGCGAGCGCGAAATCGCCGCTCTGCAGGCCGACCTGTGCGGCGTGCGGTCCGAGCTGGAGCGCTGGCGGGACACGGCCGCCAAGTACGAGCGGGAGATCAGCCGGCTGCAGGAGGCATtcacgctgcagcagcagcagcggagcaCGGCCAACCAGCTGCAGG cggAGTGCGCTACGTTGcagcagcggtgtgtgtgtttgcagcaggACTGTGACGGCCTCAGAGGGGAGCGGGAAACTCTGACGGACAAACTTCACCGCCTGGAGAATGAGCTGAGcag caccagggagcagagtctgGTCCTCAGCTGCAGTCTGGAGTCtctggagaagagggagggggttCTGCAGGAACAACTGGGGTCTTTGGAGAATCAACACCTGCAGGATGCAAGCAAGCTGAAGAGCCAGCTGGACCAGGcccagacccacacacacacactgcagagagag TATGAAGACACACAGTCCCAGCTGTTGGACCTCCGTCAGCGCTACGAGAGAACTGAGAAGGAGAAGCTGAACATCCACCAGGAGCTGGAGCAGTGCAGGAGCAgcctgaagctgctgcaggacaagaCCACCtct cCATCCATACTGCAGCCTGTCCAAGCCATATTCATTGGCCTTGTCCTGGCTCTGCTGTACTGGTGTTTCGGCCAGTTGTGGTAG
- the slmapa gene encoding sarcolemma associated protein a isoform X8, with protein MPSALAVFACRPNSHPFQERHVYLDEPVKIGRSVARCRPAQNNATFDCKVLSRNHALVWFDHKTGKFYLQDTKSSNGTFINSQRLSRGSEESPPCEVLSGDIIQFGVDVTENTRKVTHGCIVSTIKLFLPDGMEARRRSDVIQAPLPLPVDKVAANTPSMYSQELFQLSQYLQEALHREQMLEQKLATLQRLLANTQEASESSWQALIDEDRLLSRLEVMGSQLQAHSKSQTEDGIRKELLALQEDKHNYETTAKESLRRVLQEKIEVVRKLSEVERSLSNTEDECTHLKEMSERGQEELRELANKYNAAVNEMKELTDKIKAAEGRQEELTQRGALEKRELELRIEEMEEKEQVLQASIEALQADNDFTNERLAALQDEDIVSHGPVEEPEKDKRSLRTPESPEEDEDTDTDDGPFGGDEDVDAVKQLKETVSSSIHKLANFAEVMDAHLQNNQTAEEDDILASPDRLKGNPMDAKESDMSDTLSPSKDRSSDDTSDGNMDDQELNEPQNRVALLKAELHRAGLEPGDTEQVIHHLHRELLDAQDLANTGKQRCLELQALLEEERRSNSEQTEESTKQIQYLQTQLGKLQADMEALREQRESTICTTREELYCAQEEILVLRHAMETATAEREREIAALQADLCGVRSELERWRDTAAKYEREISRLQEAFTLQQQQRSTANQLQAECATLQQRCVCLQQDCDGLRGERETLTDKLHRLENELSSTREQSLVLSCSLESLEKREGVLQEQLGSLENQHLQDASKLKSQLDQAQTHTHTLQREYEDTQSQLLDLRQRYERTEKEKLNIHQELEQCRSSLKLLQDKTTSPSILQPVQAIFIGLVLALLYWCFGQLW; from the exons ttctACCTGCAGGACACTAAAAGCAGCAACGGCACCTTCATCAACAGCCAGCGGTTGAGTCGCGGCTCGGAGGAGAGTCCGCCCTGCGAGGTCCTCTCCGGCGACATCATTCAGTTCGGCGTTGACGTCACCGAGAACACGCGCAAAG TCACCCATGGCTGCATCGTGTCAACAATCAAACTCTTCCTACCCGATGGGATGGAGGCACGCCGACGGAGCGA tGTCATCCAGGCTCCGTTACCACTTCCTGTAGACAAG gttGCAGCCAACACTCCCAGTATGTATTCTCAGGAACTGTTCCAGCTCTCCCAGTATCTGCAG GAGGCCTTACACAGAGAGCAGATGTTGGAGCAGAAGCTCGCTACCCTGCAGCGTCTGTTGGCCAACACTCAGGAGGCCTCCGAGAGCAGCTGGCAG GCTCTGATCGACGAAGACCGCCTGCTCTCCAGACTGGAGGTGATGGGCAGTCAGCTGCAGGCTCACTCCAAG TCCCAGACGGAGGACGGCATCCGCAAGGAGCTGCtggctctgcaggaggacaaacacaacTACGAGACCACGGCCAAGGAGTCCCTGAGGAGAgtcctgcaggagaagatcgaGGTGGTCAGGAAGCTGTCGGAGGTGGAG CGCTCGCTCAGTAACACGGAGGACGAGTGCACCCACCTGAAGGAGATGTCCGAGCGCggccaggaggagctgagggagcTCGCCAACAAGTACAACGCCGCCGTCAACGAGATGAAAGAGCTCACGGACAAAATCAAG GCGGCAGAGGGCCGGCAGGAGGAGCTCACCCAGCGGGGGGCGCTGGAGAAGAGGGAGTTGGAGCTGCGGatcgaggagatggaggagaaggagcaggttCTCCAGGCCAGCATCGAAGCTCTGCAGGCCGACAACGACTTCACCAACGAGAGGCTGGCCGCCCTGCAGG ATGAGGACATTGTCTCCCACGGACCGGTAGAGGAGCCTGAGAAGGACAAACGGAGCCTGCGGACCCCTGAGAGccccgaggaggacgaggacacgGACACCGATGATGGTCCAtttggaggagatgaagatgtTGATG cgGTCAAACAGCTGAAAGAAACCGTGAGTTCTTCAATCCACAAACTGGCCAACTTTGCTG aagTGATGGACGCACACCTACAGAACAACCAGACGGCAGAAGAAGACGACATCTTGGCCAGCCCTGATCGCCTTAAAG GCAATCCAATGGATGCCAAAGAGTCGGACATGTCAGACACTCTGAGTCCCAGCAAAGACCGCAGCAGTGACGACACGTCAG ACGGCAACATGGATGACCAGGAGCTGAACGAACCCCAGAACAGAGTAGCTCTGCTCAAAG ctGAGTTGCATCGGGCCGGTCTAGAGCCTGGAGATACGGAGCAGGTCATCCACCACCTCCACAGAGAGCTTCTGGACGCCCAGGATTTAGCCAACACCGGCAAGCAGAGATGTCTGGAGCTGCAAG ctctgctggaggaggagaggaggagtaaCTCTGAGCAGACTGAGGAGTCCACCAAACAGATCCAGTACCTGCAGA ctcaaCTTGGGAAGCTGCAGGCTGACATGGAGGCACTGAGGGAACAGAGGGAGAGCACCATCTGCACCACCCGAGAGGAGCTCTACTGCGCCCAGGAGGAG ATCCTCGTCCTGCGTCACGCCATGGAGACTGCCACGGCTGAGCGCGAGCGCGAAATCGCCGCTCTGCAGGCCGACCTGTGCGGCGTGCGGTCCGAGCTGGAGCGCTGGCGGGACACGGCCGCCAAGTACGAGCGGGAGATCAGCCGGCTGCAGGAGGCATtcacgctgcagcagcagcagcggagcaCGGCCAACCAGCTGCAGG cggAGTGCGCTACGTTGcagcagcggtgtgtgtgtttgcagcaggACTGTGACGGCCTCAGAGGGGAGCGGGAAACTCTGACGGACAAACTTCACCGCCTGGAGAATGAGCTGAGcag caccagggagcagagtctgGTCCTCAGCTGCAGTCTGGAGTCtctggagaagagggagggggttCTGCAGGAACAACTGGGGTCTTTGGAGAATCAACACCTGCAGGATGCAAGCAAGCTGAAGAGCCAGCTGGACCAGGcccagacccacacacacacactgcagagagag TATGAAGACACACAGTCCCAGCTGTTGGACCTCCGTCAGCGCTACGAGAGAACTGAGAAGGAGAAGCTGAACATCCACCAGGAGCTGGAGCAGTGCAGGAGCAgcctgaagctgctgcaggacaagaCCACCtct cCATCCATACTGCAGCCTGTCCAAGCCATATTCATTGGCCTTGTCCTGGCTCTGCTGTACTGGTGTTTCGGCCAGTTGTGGTAG
- the slmapa gene encoding sarcolemma associated protein a isoform X4 codes for MPSALAVFACRPNSHPFQERHVYLDEPVKIGRSVARCRPAQNNATFDCKVLSRNHALVWFDHKTGKFYLQDTKSSNGTFINSQRLSRGSEESPPCEVLSGDIIQFGVDVTENTRKVTHGCIVSTIKLFLPDGMEARRRSDVIQAPLPLPVDKVAANTPSMYSQELFQLSQYLQEALHREQMLEQKLATLQRLLANTQEASESSWQALIDEDRLLSRLEVMGSQLQAHSKSQTEDGIRKELLALQEDKHNYETTAKESLRRVLQEKIEVVRKLSEVERSLSNTEDECTHLKEMSERGQEELRELANKYNAAVNEMKELTDKIKAAEGRQEELTQRGALEKRELELRIEEMEEKEQVLQASIEALQADNDFTNERLAALQDEDIVSHGPVEEPEKDKRSLRTPESPEEDEDTDTDDGPFGGDEDVDDNCHVNNSGGDSTRIQQLIECPPVKQLKETVSSSIHKLANFAEVMDAHLQNNQTAEEDDILASPDRLKGNPMDAKESDMSDTLSPSKDRSSDDTSDGNMDDQELNEPQNRVALLKAELHRAGLEPGDTEQVIHHLHRELLDAQDLANTGKQRCLELQALLEEERRSNSEQTEESTKQIQYLQTQLGKLQADMEALREQRESTICTTREELYCAQEEILVLRHAMETATAEREREIAALQADLCGVRSELERWRDTAAKYEREISRLQEAFTLQQQQRSTANQLQAECATLQQRCVCLQQDCDGLRGERETLTDKLHRLENELSSTREQSLVLSCSLESLEKREGVLQEQLGSLENQHLQDASKLKSQLDQAQTHTHTLQREYEDTQSQLLDLRQRYERTEKEKLNIHQELEQCRSSLKLLQDKTTSPSILQPVQAIFIGLVLALLYWCFGQLW; via the exons ttctACCTGCAGGACACTAAAAGCAGCAACGGCACCTTCATCAACAGCCAGCGGTTGAGTCGCGGCTCGGAGGAGAGTCCGCCCTGCGAGGTCCTCTCCGGCGACATCATTCAGTTCGGCGTTGACGTCACCGAGAACACGCGCAAAG TCACCCATGGCTGCATCGTGTCAACAATCAAACTCTTCCTACCCGATGGGATGGAGGCACGCCGACGGAGCGA tGTCATCCAGGCTCCGTTACCACTTCCTGTAGACAAG gttGCAGCCAACACTCCCAGTATGTATTCTCAGGAACTGTTCCAGCTCTCCCAGTATCTGCAG GAGGCCTTACACAGAGAGCAGATGTTGGAGCAGAAGCTCGCTACCCTGCAGCGTCTGTTGGCCAACACTCAGGAGGCCTCCGAGAGCAGCTGGCAG GCTCTGATCGACGAAGACCGCCTGCTCTCCAGACTGGAGGTGATGGGCAGTCAGCTGCAGGCTCACTCCAAG TCCCAGACGGAGGACGGCATCCGCAAGGAGCTGCtggctctgcaggaggacaaacacaacTACGAGACCACGGCCAAGGAGTCCCTGAGGAGAgtcctgcaggagaagatcgaGGTGGTCAGGAAGCTGTCGGAGGTGGAG CGCTCGCTCAGTAACACGGAGGACGAGTGCACCCACCTGAAGGAGATGTCCGAGCGCggccaggaggagctgagggagcTCGCCAACAAGTACAACGCCGCCGTCAACGAGATGAAAGAGCTCACGGACAAAATCAAG GCGGCAGAGGGCCGGCAGGAGGAGCTCACCCAGCGGGGGGCGCTGGAGAAGAGGGAGTTGGAGCTGCGGatcgaggagatggaggagaaggagcaggttCTCCAGGCCAGCATCGAAGCTCTGCAGGCCGACAACGACTTCACCAACGAGAGGCTGGCCGCCCTGCAGG ATGAGGACATTGTCTCCCACGGACCGGTAGAGGAGCCTGAGAAGGACAAACGGAGCCTGCGGACCCCTGAGAGccccgaggaggacgaggacacgGACACCGATGATGGTCCAtttggaggagatgaagatgtTGATG ACAACTGTCACGTTAACAACAGCGGAGGAGACTCGACTAGAATCCAACAGTTGATTGAGTGTCCGC cgGTCAAACAGCTGAAAGAAACCGTGAGTTCTTCAATCCACAAACTGGCCAACTTTGCTG aagTGATGGACGCACACCTACAGAACAACCAGACGGCAGAAGAAGACGACATCTTGGCCAGCCCTGATCGCCTTAAAG GCAATCCAATGGATGCCAAAGAGTCGGACATGTCAGACACTCTGAGTCCCAGCAAAGACCGCAGCAGTGACGACACGTCAG ACGGCAACATGGATGACCAGGAGCTGAACGAACCCCAGAACAGAGTAGCTCTGCTCAAAG ctGAGTTGCATCGGGCCGGTCTAGAGCCTGGAGATACGGAGCAGGTCATCCACCACCTCCACAGAGAGCTTCTGGACGCCCAGGATTTAGCCAACACCGGCAAGCAGAGATGTCTGGAGCTGCAAG ctctgctggaggaggagaggaggagtaaCTCTGAGCAGACTGAGGAGTCCACCAAACAGATCCAGTACCTGCAGA ctcaaCTTGGGAAGCTGCAGGCTGACATGGAGGCACTGAGGGAACAGAGGGAGAGCACCATCTGCACCACCCGAGAGGAGCTCTACTGCGCCCAGGAGGAG ATCCTCGTCCTGCGTCACGCCATGGAGACTGCCACGGCTGAGCGCGAGCGCGAAATCGCCGCTCTGCAGGCCGACCTGTGCGGCGTGCGGTCCGAGCTGGAGCGCTGGCGGGACACGGCCGCCAAGTACGAGCGGGAGATCAGCCGGCTGCAGGAGGCATtcacgctgcagcagcagcagcggagcaCGGCCAACCAGCTGCAGG cggAGTGCGCTACGTTGcagcagcggtgtgtgtgtttgcagcaggACTGTGACGGCCTCAGAGGGGAGCGGGAAACTCTGACGGACAAACTTCACCGCCTGGAGAATGAGCTGAGcag caccagggagcagagtctgGTCCTCAGCTGCAGTCTGGAGTCtctggagaagagggagggggttCTGCAGGAACAACTGGGGTCTTTGGAGAATCAACACCTGCAGGATGCAAGCAAGCTGAAGAGCCAGCTGGACCAGGcccagacccacacacacacactgcagagagag TATGAAGACACACAGTCCCAGCTGTTGGACCTCCGTCAGCGCTACGAGAGAACTGAGAAGGAGAAGCTGAACATCCACCAGGAGCTGGAGCAGTGCAGGAGCAgcctgaagctgctgcaggacaagaCCACCtct cCATCCATACTGCAGCCTGTCCAAGCCATATTCATTGGCCTTGTCCTGGCTCTGCTGTACTGGTGTTTCGGCCAGTTGTGGTAG
- the slmapa gene encoding sarcolemma associated protein a isoform X10 encodes MPSALAVFACRPNSHPFQERHVYLDEPVKIGRSVARCRPAQNNATFDCKVLSRNHALVWFDHKTGKFYLQDTKSSNGTFINSQRLSRGSEESPPCEVLSGDIIQFGVDVTENTRKVTHGCIVSTIKLFLPDGMEARRRSDVIQAPLPLPVDKVAANTPSMYSQELFQLSQYLQEALHREQMLEQKLATLQRLLANTQEASESSWQALIDEDRLLSRLEVMGSQLQAHSKSQTEDGIRKELLALQEDKHNYETTAKESLRRVLQEKIEVVRKLSEVERSLSNTEDECTHLKEMSERGQEELRELANKYNAAVNEMKELTDKIKAAEGRQEELTQRGALEKRELELRIEEMEEKEQVLQASIEALQADNDFTNERLAALQVRLEQLQEKSIKENNSLDNCHVNNSGGDSTRIQQLIECPPVKQLKETVSSSIHKLANFAEVMDAHLQNNQTAEEDDILASPDRLKGNPMDAKESDMSDTLSPSKDRSSDDTSDGNMDDQELNEPQNRVALLKAELHRAGLEPGDTEQVIHHLHRELLDAQDLANTGKQRCLELQALLEEERRSNSEQTEESTKQIQYLQTQLGKLQADMEALREQRESTICTTREELYCAQEEILVLRHAMETATAEREREIAALQADLCGVRSELERWRDTAAKYEREISRLQEAFTLQQQQRSTANQLQAECATLQQRCVCLQQDCDGLRGERETLTDKLHRLENELSSTREQSLVLSCSLESLEKREGVLQEQLGSLENQHLQDASKLKSQLDQAQTHTHTLQREYEDTQSQLLDLRQRYERTEKEKLNIHQELEQCRSSLKLLQDKTTSPSILQPVQAIFIGLVLALLYWCFGQLW; translated from the exons ttctACCTGCAGGACACTAAAAGCAGCAACGGCACCTTCATCAACAGCCAGCGGTTGAGTCGCGGCTCGGAGGAGAGTCCGCCCTGCGAGGTCCTCTCCGGCGACATCATTCAGTTCGGCGTTGACGTCACCGAGAACACGCGCAAAG TCACCCATGGCTGCATCGTGTCAACAATCAAACTCTTCCTACCCGATGGGATGGAGGCACGCCGACGGAGCGA tGTCATCCAGGCTCCGTTACCACTTCCTGTAGACAAG gttGCAGCCAACACTCCCAGTATGTATTCTCAGGAACTGTTCCAGCTCTCCCAGTATCTGCAG GAGGCCTTACACAGAGAGCAGATGTTGGAGCAGAAGCTCGCTACCCTGCAGCGTCTGTTGGCCAACACTCAGGAGGCCTCCGAGAGCAGCTGGCAG GCTCTGATCGACGAAGACCGCCTGCTCTCCAGACTGGAGGTGATGGGCAGTCAGCTGCAGGCTCACTCCAAG TCCCAGACGGAGGACGGCATCCGCAAGGAGCTGCtggctctgcaggaggacaaacacaacTACGAGACCACGGCCAAGGAGTCCCTGAGGAGAgtcctgcaggagaagatcgaGGTGGTCAGGAAGCTGTCGGAGGTGGAG CGCTCGCTCAGTAACACGGAGGACGAGTGCACCCACCTGAAGGAGATGTCCGAGCGCggccaggaggagctgagggagcTCGCCAACAAGTACAACGCCGCCGTCAACGAGATGAAAGAGCTCACGGACAAAATCAAG GCGGCAGAGGGCCGGCAGGAGGAGCTCACCCAGCGGGGGGCGCTGGAGAAGAGGGAGTTGGAGCTGCGGatcgaggagatggaggagaaggagcaggttCTCCAGGCCAGCATCGAAGCTCTGCAGGCCGACAACGACTTCACCAACGAGAGGCTGGCCGCCCTGCAGG tgCGGTTAGAACAGCTACAAGAGAAAAgcattaaagaaaacaacagccTGG ACAACTGTCACGTTAACAACAGCGGAGGAGACTCGACTAGAATCCAACAGTTGATTGAGTGTCCGC cgGTCAAACAGCTGAAAGAAACCGTGAGTTCTTCAATCCACAAACTGGCCAACTTTGCTG aagTGATGGACGCACACCTACAGAACAACCAGACGGCAGAAGAAGACGACATCTTGGCCAGCCCTGATCGCCTTAAAG GCAATCCAATGGATGCCAAAGAGTCGGACATGTCAGACACTCTGAGTCCCAGCAAAGACCGCAGCAGTGACGACACGTCAG ACGGCAACATGGATGACCAGGAGCTGAACGAACCCCAGAACAGAGTAGCTCTGCTCAAAG ctGAGTTGCATCGGGCCGGTCTAGAGCCTGGAGATACGGAGCAGGTCATCCACCACCTCCACAGAGAGCTTCTGGACGCCCAGGATTTAGCCAACACCGGCAAGCAGAGATGTCTGGAGCTGCAAG ctctgctggaggaggagaggaggagtaaCTCTGAGCAGACTGAGGAGTCCACCAAACAGATCCAGTACCTGCAGA ctcaaCTTGGGAAGCTGCAGGCTGACATGGAGGCACTGAGGGAACAGAGGGAGAGCACCATCTGCACCACCCGAGAGGAGCTCTACTGCGCCCAGGAGGAG ATCCTCGTCCTGCGTCACGCCATGGAGACTGCCACGGCTGAGCGCGAGCGCGAAATCGCCGCTCTGCAGGCCGACCTGTGCGGCGTGCGGTCCGAGCTGGAGCGCTGGCGGGACACGGCCGCCAAGTACGAGCGGGAGATCAGCCGGCTGCAGGAGGCATtcacgctgcagcagcagcagcggagcaCGGCCAACCAGCTGCAGG cggAGTGCGCTACGTTGcagcagcggtgtgtgtgtttgcagcaggACTGTGACGGCCTCAGAGGGGAGCGGGAAACTCTGACGGACAAACTTCACCGCCTGGAGAATGAGCTGAGcag caccagggagcagagtctgGTCCTCAGCTGCAGTCTGGAGTCtctggagaagagggagggggttCTGCAGGAACAACTGGGGTCTTTGGAGAATCAACACCTGCAGGATGCAAGCAAGCTGAAGAGCCAGCTGGACCAGGcccagacccacacacacacactgcagagagag TATGAAGACACACAGTCCCAGCTGTTGGACCTCCGTCAGCGCTACGAGAGAACTGAGAAGGAGAAGCTGAACATCCACCAGGAGCTGGAGCAGTGCAGGAGCAgcctgaagctgctgcaggacaagaCCACCtct cCATCCATACTGCAGCCTGTCCAAGCCATATTCATTGGCCTTGTCCTGGCTCTGCTGTACTGGTGTTTCGGCCAGTTGTGGTAG